One segment of Magnetococcus sp. PR-3 DNA contains the following:
- a CDS encoding DUF1538 domain-containing protein has protein sequence MSIARAWFVPLLWLKDAFRDLLPIILVIAFFQGVVLQRPLPNPGDILTGLIMVMLGLTFFVRGLEMGLFPIGENMAHNLAYKGNAVWLILFAFLLGFSTTVAEPALIAVAAEAASVAAGGGVIENSQESMDSYAWGLRLSVALSVGFAIVLGVVRIIKGWPVHYLIITGYVIVVGMTFIAPDAIIGIAFDSGGVTTSTVTVPLVTALGVGLASVIHGRNPMIDGFGLIAFASLLPMIFVMAYGTIIMGTG, from the coding sequence ATGTCCATTGCCCGCGCTTGGTTTGTACCACTGTTATGGTTAAAAGATGCCTTTCGGGATCTGCTACCTATCATTCTGGTTATTGCCTTTTTCCAAGGGGTTGTACTCCAACGCCCACTGCCCAATCCAGGTGATATCCTCACAGGCCTAATCATGGTCATGCTGGGGTTAACCTTTTTTGTACGGGGTCTGGAGATGGGACTGTTTCCCATTGGGGAAAACATGGCCCATAACCTCGCCTATAAAGGGAATGCTGTCTGGCTGATCCTATTTGCTTTTCTACTGGGTTTTTCTACCACGGTGGCCGAACCAGCCCTCATTGCCGTGGCCGCTGAAGCAGCCAGTGTGGCCGCCGGGGGTGGGGTGATTGAGAACAGCCAAGAAAGTATGGATAGCTACGCATGGGGGCTACGCTTAAGTGTCGCCCTATCGGTTGGATTTGCCATTGTGCTGGGGGTGGTGCGCATTATCAAAGGCTGGCCTGTTCACTACCTGATTATCACAGGCTATGTCATTGTGGTGGGTATGACCTTTATTGCACCCGACGCCATTATCGGTATCGCTTTTGACTCCGGTGGTGTCACAACCTCTACAGTCACCGTACCACTGGTCACCGCACTGGGGGTTGGCTTGGCTTCCGTCATCCACGGACGCAACCCTATGATTGATGGTTTTGGTTTAATTGCTTTTGCCAGTCTGTTGCCCATGATCTTTGT
- a CDS encoding TIGR04211 family SH3 domain-containing protein has product MLGFALESYAATRYVTDEFRIMMRGGPGNKYRIRQVLKSGEGVEILEKGDQGWDRVRSRTSREGWVLRRYLSDQPAARTLLDQAIAQKDQAIRDRDGLREQLAELQGQLRNQRRLESELMHIKRVSKNAIELEKTNQDLEQRVATLERDLQNVTADKRVLEKSAETQFFLSGAGVLILGMIAGAIMRRRGKQAPYDALM; this is encoded by the coding sequence ATGCTGGGGTTCGCTCTTGAATCCTATGCGGCAACCCGCTATGTCACCGACGAATTTCGTATTATGATGCGTGGTGGCCCTGGCAATAAATACCGCATTCGCCAGGTTCTGAAATCGGGTGAAGGGGTCGAGATCCTGGAAAAAGGGGATCAGGGTTGGGATCGGGTACGTAGTCGTACCAGCCGTGAAGGGTGGGTGCTCCGTCGTTATCTCTCCGACCAGCCGGCTGCCCGAACACTGCTCGATCAAGCTATTGCCCAAAAAGATCAAGCGATCCGGGACCGGGACGGCTTGCGAGAACAGTTGGCTGAGCTACAGGGCCAATTGCGCAATCAGCGACGTCTTGAGTCTGAGCTTATGCACATTAAACGGGTCTCTAAAAATGCCATTGAGCTGGAAAAAACCAATCAGGACCTGGAACAGCGGGTGGCCACCCTGGAGCGTGATCTGCAGAATGTGACCGCCGATAAACGGGTACTGGAAAAGAGTGCCGAAACCCAATTTTTTCTTTCCGGTGCTGGCGTGCTGATTTTAGGTATGATTGCCGGTGCCATTATGCGTCGTCGGGGGAAACAGGCCCCGTACGATGCGTTGATGTGA
- the argB gene encoding acetylglutamate kinase: MPMRKQVDKVKVLIEALPYMREFEGKTFVIKYGGNAMVDDALKNAFAQDVILMRQVGINPIIVHGGGPQIGHIMQRMGLEPKFIDGLRVTDEDTVSVVEMVLAGKVNKDIVNLINLNGGRAAGLSGKDGHTIQSRKRTHVRKGPDVQVPEIIDLGWVGDVERIETNLLDRFRASDIIPVVAPVGVGANGETYNINADSVAGHIATAMQAEKLILLTDVPGVQDKNGELMNQILEGDVDELIRNGTVSGGMIPKVETCRTAHAGGVNASHIIDGRIEHALLLEVFTDRGIGTVIR, from the coding sequence ATGCCCATGCGCAAACAGGTGGATAAGGTCAAAGTTCTCATTGAAGCACTACCCTATATGCGTGAGTTTGAGGGTAAGACCTTTGTGATCAAGTATGGTGGTAACGCCATGGTGGATGATGCTCTGAAAAATGCCTTCGCCCAGGATGTTATCCTCATGCGGCAAGTGGGTATTAACCCCATTATTGTTCATGGTGGTGGTCCTCAAATTGGTCACATTATGCAGCGTATGGGCCTAGAGCCCAAGTTTATTGATGGTCTGCGCGTGACCGATGAAGATACCGTCAGTGTGGTGGAGATGGTACTGGCTGGTAAGGTGAACAAGGATATTGTAAATCTGATTAATCTCAATGGTGGTCGTGCGGCTGGTCTGTCTGGTAAGGATGGCCATACCATTCAATCCCGTAAGCGTACCCATGTGCGTAAGGGACCTGACGTACAGGTACCTGAGATCATTGACTTGGGTTGGGTGGGGGATGTGGAACGCATTGAGACCAACCTGCTAGATCGCTTCCGTGCTTCGGATATTATCCCCGTGGTGGCTCCGGTGGGTGTGGGGGCGAATGGTGAGACCTATAACATCAATGCCGACTCTGTTGCGGGTCACATCGCCACCGCCATGCAGGCTGAAAAGCTGATTTTGCTCACCGATGTTCCCGGTGTGCAGGATAAAAATGGTGAGCTGATGAACCAAATTTTAGAAGGGGATGTGGATGAGTTGATCCGTAATGGTACGGTCTCCGGTGGTATGATCCCCAAGGTGGAAACCTGCCGTACGGCGCATGCGGGTGGTGTGAATGCCAGCCACATTATTGATGGTCGTATCGAGCACGCACTGTTGCTTGAGGTCTTCACCGACCGTGGTATCGGTACGGTTATTCGTTAA